From Bos indicus isolate NIAB-ARS_2022 breed Sahiwal x Tharparkar chromosome X, NIAB-ARS_B.indTharparkar_mat_pri_1.0, whole genome shotgun sequence:
GAATGACACTGCTCACTTTCAAAGGTTCACATGGACATTGCTCTCACCTTAGCCACATACAAGTGAACTACGACTCCTCCCGACTCAGAAGTTAGGGATACGCATCACCTGTAGTGGAGGGTTCATTAGGCCAGATGTTCTTCCGGTAGCCAGTGACTGGGGGCTCTTGCACTTTCCGATATTCCAGGCAGGGACACTCACAGAGATGGGAGCAATGAGTGCATGATGTGGGAATGTGCAAGCTGGAGCTGtggaagggggccacagagaagagggcagagaTGCCAGGGGCATGAAGGGCAGCCCAGATGGCGAGTTAACAGTGATCTTAGGAGATATTCcccagaaagaaacaaagaggcAGAGCAAGTATCCAACTCCATCTTCCAGatccagagacagagagagtctAAGAATGAGTCCCTAATGCAAGCAGATGGTCTACTCCCAGAAAAAAGAATGTTTGGGGGAAAGGCTGTGGGGAGAGACTTCCTGctcaaaagagagacagagaaagacagagacagataagggggcagggagagaaatagacacacatgcacagacaagAGAGATGTGCATCCTGAGTCAGAGACCACTCAGATTGGgacagaggggaagagagaggcatCCAGATTCACCAAGACACAAGGCAGAGGCGAAAACCCCAGCactgagaaaaacagagaagaaggcagggagggagacAAACACTCATCCTCAGCAATAGAAATGCCCAGCTCTGAGCCACCATCCTCAGTCCCTGGTCACCCTGGCCCTTCTTCCAACACATGCAGTCCCAGTATGGTAGCTTTTTTCCTAAAGATGGCTGCTGTCCATTTCTTCCCATGTGCTACACCTCTATGCAGAGGAGGCCTGAGCCACCGTACAAAAAACCCAGGCTATTCTGCTGGTGAGAGAAGCCACATAGAAGACTCAAGTACCAAACATGGAAATAAAGAAGCCATCTTGGATGTTCAACCCAGTTGAGCCTTCCAATGATTCCAGCCCCAGCCACCATCTGACTGCAACCACCCAAATCTTCAAGAAGGACTACCTCGTTGAGCCCAGTCAACCATAGGAGCATGAAACATAATACtaaattgttttaagccaccaagttttaGGGTGTTTGTCACATGGCAACAAATAACCAGAATACCCAGAAAAGGCACCCCTACTCTGACGCCCCCACTCCCACATCCCTCTCACAACAGAAGCAACACCAGCCAGTCACACTTTCAGTCCCTTTAATTAGGGGCTCTGAGGAGAGGGCAGAATGGCAGGCAGGGTAGAGAAGGTGGTGCTTCTTATGCCCCTTTTGGCAACCAGTTAGTCCTCATCCTCTGGCAGCTGGATCTTGCTGGGGTCGAAGCAGTTGGATTCCATGATGGGGAGGCCATGGGCCTCTCGGTATTTCACAAGCCTCTCAGCTTCCCGGCGGGCCCACTCCTGCATCCTGGAGGCAGTAGCATGGGGGAAGACATGAGGGAGTCTCAGTGGACATCAATCcccatcttagttccccagggaATGGACTCCTGGCGGTCTCCTTCAGTATCCACCCCTGCCTCTGTCCCCACCCATCCCACTCTCTTGGACACCCCACACACCTGTAGTCAGGCAGATAAGCCACAAAGGTGCTGCCAAGGACCAAGACGATGGAGAATCCGAAGAAGAAGACAACCCGCATGTTCCAGATGTCCACAGCAGGGTCCTTGTCATAACCGTGGGAGTCTGGGTTCTACGGCAGAGAGAAGTCAACGAGGGCTTCCTGCTGCTCCACAAAGCCTGATGCTGGTCCTGTATAACTTGGTCTCCAACTTCACCTCGGACcaatctctcctccctccctaaaTTCCTGTCTGTTCTTAGGACTTGTCAAGCTCCTTGCCACCACAGAGCCTTTGTACTTGCTGTTCCTTCTGTCTGGAAAGCCTTTCCCCCAGATTTAGTCagggctggatctgtctccttaTTCAAGCTTTTGGGTTCATCTTCATTCCCCTTAGGAGGCACTCCCTAGTCACCTTATCTATTAAGTTGACCTATAGGAAACTGACATTTTTACAGGTCAAAAATGATTGGTATTGGCTATTTCCTATTTCCTCAACCTCGTAACTCCCTATCCCCAAGTCACTCTCCATCCACTTATCTTATTTAACTTTCTTTCAAGCATTTATTAGTTTACCAAAGTAGCATATCCTTCAAATACTCTGATCACATTATATTATTGGTTGCATACTCTATCTtaatgttttctaatattttacatgtttattttctgtattctccACTACCACGTAAGCTCTATGAAAGCAAGGGCTTTATCTGATTTCTATATTGGTGAATTCATAGCACCCTGAACTTTGCCTGGCATACAGCAGGCCCTTAATACATAGCTACAGAATGCATGAATGAGTATCCTATATAACCAAGCC
This genomic window contains:
- the NDUFB11 gene encoding NADH dehydrogenase [ubiquinone] 1 beta subcomplex subunit 11, mitochondrial, with the protein product MAARMLGLCGRRLLAVAATRGLPAARVRWESSSSRAVIAPSTLAGKRPSEPTLRWQEDPEPEDENLYEKNPDSHGYDKDPAVDIWNMRVVFFFGFSIVLVLGSTFVAYLPDYRMQEWARREAERLVKYREAHGLPIMESNCFDPSKIQLPEDED